In Pseudomonas grandcourensis, the DNA window ACGATCACCAGTAGCACCGCCGGTGTAGTCGACATACCGAACACCGAAAGAGAGCGCGTCCAGGTAACTCGCGTCGACCGCTACCGAAGTACTCCACGCTCGCTCGCTGAGACCGTTGGTTAAGGTGGGCGCAACACCATTGAATGCTCGAGCATGGCTCAACGACGGAATGACGTTGATCCCCCTGAACACGTCGTTGTAAGTCATTGAGGCACTGGCGGTCGCTCCATAAGCGCTGCTTGTAACATCCCCGTAGGCCAAATCGGTTTCGATTCCCATCACCCGGTTAGCCACCAGTTCGGCGATGTAAGTCGTCGAGTTGGAACCCAGCACTCCACGTCCGGTTCGGATAGTCCCAAGCGAAGCCTGATACATATCCTTCTTTCGGTAGTTCTCGACCCTGGTCCCGAAGGGGGGACCTGCCGGATCAAGCAGCGCCGCCGCTAAAATAGTGCCGGTTGTCAGGCTGATGGGTGCATCGGGCTGATAGCTCACCTCGCCAAAAAGCGATTGCCCACTGAAAATGTTTTCGCCCCCAATGGTGGTATTGAAACTGAGGCCATACAGCTCGCGATTTTCCAGATACTCGGCATAGTAGGTCCCAGTACTAGGAACAGGCTGGCCGCCTAACCTGCGGGAAACGGTCGCGCCAAGCCGCGGTAATTGATCGCTGAAACGCAGGTAATACAGTCCAAACTCAGTGTCATTAAGCTCTGGTGCAAACCATCGCAAGGCGACACCAAACTGCGCAGCCGAGTCCGCTTTAATATCCGGCGCTCGCGGGACGAACAAAAAGGGAGAAGCGCCGGGAACAGAGGGGTTATCGAATGCGCCAACCGCTAGATAATCACAGCCTTCGTCGAAAACATCTGTTGTCGAAAAATAGGAGCCACAGGGGTCAAGCTTGGTTTTATCGTTAGCCCAAGCTGGCTGATAGTAACTTTCAAATGTGAGACTTTCGCTTAACTGATAAGAGGTATAGATCTTGAAGGTCGGCATCAACGACTCTTTTACCTCCGACCCTGGAGCGCGCAGCGCATTGAGGTCGAGGGGATTGCTCGCATTAATACCGTTGCGATAATACAGCCCCTCGCCCCAGTTAATGACTTGACGCCCAACTCGAGCATTGAGACTACGTTCACCGAACATCCAGCTACCGTACACAAACGCATCTAATAACTCTACGTTGGATCCGGCTTCATCTAATCCACCCGCTGTTATT includes these proteins:
- a CDS encoding DUF1302 domain-containing protein, with product MNAIGCRPSSGSIRAIPNRRSGNCQNWATAVVAILVALPLSVVHAYQFSSGDWGGSLDTTISYGVNYRAEGQDKKLIAAANGGTGTNAKRINSDDGDLNFKKGELFSEVAKVVSELGLKWQDQYGLFLRGRAFYDFELMDDNRRHRQITAGGLDEAGSNVELLDAFVYGSWMFGERSLNARVGRQVINWGEGLYYRNGINASNPLDLNALRAPGSEVKESLMPTFKIYTSYQLSESLTFESYYQPAWANDKTKLDPCGSYFSTTDVFDEGCDYLAVGAFDNPSVPGASPFLFVPRAPDIKADSAAQFGVALRWFAPELNDTEFGLYYLRFSDQLPRLGATVSRRLGGQPVPSTGTYYAEYLENRELYGLSFNTTIGGENIFSGQSLFGEVSYQPDAPISLTTGTILAAALLDPAGPPFGTRVENYRKKDMYQASLGTIRTGRGVLGSNSTTYIAELVANRVMGIETDLAYGDVTSSAYGATASASMTYNDVFRGINVIPSLSHARAFNGVAPTLTNGLSERAWSTSVAVDASYLDALSFGVRYVDYTGGATGDRDYLSFNVKYSF